ATGATCATCATAATCTATCCATATAAAGAAATAAGAGAGTGAGCTAGGGAAAACACGCATGTCTTTTGAATACTTAATAATTAACAGTATTGAAAAGTGAAAAACCCTTTCCATTATTTTAAGAAGTGCCAGCTAAACTCAATGCCATCCCAGTCAGTTCACATGATCAAATATTGTTTCAGACACACAAACCGGGGACAAACATTCTTTAATTAATCACGGGCCAAAAGAGAACCACACTTAATTAATCAGCTTCACTATATAACCGCGTTACTAATCACTTCACATTTCACACTCATTTTTCACTAAGCAGTAATTAGCGCacattggattttttttattgctAAAGATGGATTTTCCTAGATCTTCAAGTTCTCTTGCTCTCTTTGTCTCCATCAACTTGCTCGTCTTTGCACTAGCAAGTGgatgctacacttgttcacaccCTACTCAACCTAAATACCCTAACTCATTTTTCTCTTTCCCAAACCCTAACAATAATAAGGGATGTCCAAGAGATGCATTGAAGCTTGGAGTATGTGCCAAGATTCTTAATGGACCCATCGGTGCTGTGGTGGGTTCACCGCCGGACCATCCGTGTTGCTCAGTCCTAGATGGACTCATTGACCTCGAAGTGGCGGTTTGCCTTTGCACAGCGATCAAAGCTAACATTCTTGGAATTGACCTTAATATCCCAATTTCACTTAGCTTGCTCCTTAATGCTTGCGAGAAGACTCCACCCTCTGACTTCCAATGCTCCTAATTAACTAAATAGCTACCTTCGAATCTTGATCAATTTATTAGCATGGTTATTAttatttgcatgtttttctgTCTTTTATTGTTGTGATAAGTAGTAGTGTTGTTTAATTTCTCAGAGTGCTATTAGTGCTTGACACACTGACTCATTTAATTTAGCGAGTGTATCGTTTTCTTCTTACTTTAATTTCTGGTGAAGAAAGTCTTGAATGACTCTTTAATGTATGTCTacttttaattcatttctttttctttttgtaaaggttttatttttttaacttccaAAACCTgagaaaatatttatttttattcatttttaacTTATAAGTATGTCCTACTTCAAGTAAAAATTAGAAGCCAGTATTAATTTTGGCAGAATACTTTTCTAGACAAAATACTTTTGACATGGTGaactattatattttttgaagTTTTAAGTCGGTACTAGATAGGTTTTGTCAATATTatcattttgttatttatttatctcTATTATTAACctacaattttaaaatttaacaagtAGAATAATTTAGGTAAAACAAAACATTTTGAAACCTTACAATTAGAATAAgtactaaaaatttaaaagacacTTATTCTTCAATGAAGATAGTATGCTTTATTActgaaataaaatgaaaagaaataataatattgtTGATTATCCTATAATAATTCCCAAAACAATTTTTTCACATGTATAAGATAATTATATTTTGCCATTGCAGTTGCCGTGAACCAACGTTTCAATCAACAGTAATACATATCCATAAAAATAGGTTTGAGTGTATAAGTTATATCTCAGTATTTTCTATATTGtaggaataataataaaaggatgTGATTTAAAATCAAACCTTAAGAAATAAAAGTCTACGATCaaattcattgatattttattattttcatgaGGTTTGTTTTCCATTGTTTTCAACAATTAAGACTTTCACTTTTTTCACTTGGTTTTTAATAATGTTATTTTTAGATCTACTCTTTTTATGAACAACAAA
Above is a genomic segment from Arachis stenosperma cultivar V10309 chromosome 1, arast.V10309.gnm1.PFL2, whole genome shotgun sequence containing:
- the LOC130940463 gene encoding 14 kDa proline-rich protein DC2.15-like, with the protein product MDFPRSSSSLALFVSINLLVFALASGCYTCSHPTQPKYPNSFFSFPNPNNNKGCPRDALKLGVCAKILNGPIGAVVGSPPDHPCCSVLDGLIDLEVAVCLCTAIKANILGIDLNIPISLSLLLNACEKTPPSDFQCS